CGACACGGCCCGAAACGCCGCCTCTTCAGCGGTGCTGCCAAGCTCGGGGAAAGTGGTGAACAGAACCGCATCCGACAGGTCGGTGCCCTGGCGCGTCGCCAGGGTCTGCCGGCCGAGAGGCCCCGTGACATAGGCGCCTTCGGGGGTTCCGACAAAACGCTCGCCGATATAGGGCTGATCCACGACTCCCAGGAAGGGGCCGCGCATATCCGACAAGGCGATCAGCACGCCCCAGGTGGGCGTGCCCGAAATGAAACCGCGCGTGCCATCAATCGGGTCCAGCACCCAGACACGGCCCGAGCGTCCCTCGACCTCATCGAATTCCTCGCCATGGATGCCGTCATCGGGGCGCAGGTCGGCAAGAATATCGCGCATCGCCAGCTCGGCGGCGCGATCTGCCTCAGTCACCGGATCAAACCCGGTGTCCAGCTTGTTTTCGGCTCCAAGATCCAGCCGACGGAAATAGGGAAGGATGGCCGCGCGGGCGGCATCGGCCAGTTTTTCGGCGATCTCGAGATCGGTGAAGTCAGCAGGTTTCATGGCACCGCATTGCCACCCGCCGCTCCAATTTGCAATATGCCGTTGCGGATCAGGCGACGTCGCTCAGCACACGGGCCAGCTCGAACAGGCGCCGGCGCTGGTTCTCGGGGATGGCATAGTAGGAGCGCACCAGATCCAGCGCTTCCTTGTCACCCATCAGATCCGCAGGGACGCTGGGCTTCTCTGCAACCACCTTCTCTGCCTCTTCCAGCCCTTCGAAGAAGAAGCTCACCGGAACGTCCAGGGCCTCGGCGATATCCCACAGACGAGACGCGCTGACCCGGTTGGCGCCGGTTTCGTATTTCTGGATCTGCTGGAACTTGATACCGACCTGCTCGGCCAGCTGTTGCTGAGTCATACCGATCAACCAGCGGCGGTGCCGCACACGCTTGCCCACATGAACGTCGACAGGATGGGTCATTAGATTTCTCCTCTGTTACACTGACAACCGCCCGGGCATCGGCATAAAGGGCACGGCCTGCCCCGACTATCGGTCACAGCCGCCTAATTATTCCCTAATTTCGTTGAGCGACCCGAACCGCACCACATAGGAATATGACGAAATTTGCGATTGAATTCAAGTTGGTTGAATCGCGCATCCGCTCATTGCCCCCTGGGTTGTGGCGGAATTCCACCGATACAACCCCTGAAAGGTAACGCAAGGGAAGCTTGGCGGGCTCGTTTCTCCGGCCTCGGCACAGGGAGCGCCACCCAAGTTTGACAGCCCGGGTCCAGTCGGTCTTTATGTCCGCAAATCAAGAGGAAACGGCAATGCGCTCATTCACCGTGCAAAGCGCTGGCAGCCCTGCGCAACTGATCGATCAACCGGTCCCCGAACCGGCTCCGGGGCAGGTGCGTATCGACATAAGGGCCTGTGGTCTGAATTTCGCCGATCTGCTGATGCAGAAGGGGACATATCAGGATACACCCCCCGCCCCGTTCACCCTGGGGATGGAGGTTGCAGGCACAATCAACGCCCTTGGCACCGGTGTTTCGCACCTGAAAGTCGGAGATCGAATCGCCATTTACACCGGTCAGGGCGGGCTTGCCGAACAGGGTGTCTTCGATGCCGACCGCGCCCTGCCCCTACCCGACACGATGAGTTTCGAACACGCCGCCGCCTTTCAGATCGCCTATGGCACCAGCCATATGGCGCTCGATCACCGCGCCCGGCTGCAGCCGGGCGAGACACTGCTGGTCACCGGTGCAGCCGGCGGCGTCGGCCTGACCGCAGTCGAGATCGGCAAACTGATGGGCGCCCGCGTGATCGCCCAGGCGCGCGGGGCCGACAAGCTCGAAATCGCCCGTCAAGCCGGGGCCGACATCCTGATCGACGCCGATGAGGATCTGCGCGCCCGCCTGCTCGACCTGGGCGGCGTCGATGTGGTCTATGACGCGATCGGTGGCGATGTCTTCAAGGCCGCCTTCCGCGCCGCCAATCCCGAGGCGCGCCTGTTGCCCATCGGCTTTGCCGGTGGCGAGGTACCGCAAATCCCCGCCAATCACCTGCTGGTCAGGAATCTCACCGTGATCGGTTTCTATATCGGCGGCTATCTGTCATTTCGCCCCGAGGTGATCCGCAACAGCTTTCAGACCCTGCTCGACTGGTATCAGCAGGGGCGCCTGCACCCGCATGTCAGCCACATCCTGCCGCTCGAACGCGCCGCCGAGGGGTTGGAGTTGCTGCGCAACCGCACCGCCACGGGCAAGGTCGTGATCACCCCCTGACACCCGCTTCTTTCTGAGTGCAAATACTCCCGCCGGAGGCTCCGCCCGCACCACCATCACCGCCGCCCGACGGGACCCGTCACCGCGCCACATGCGCCGAGGAGGAGGCACGACGACGAGATATCGTCTTGCGCCGCAGGCGCACCGCTTGGCAGCCCCGCCTCAACTTACCGCGCGCAGATGAGCTCCACCCATCTTGGCAAAGTTCTGGCGCACCAGATCGACCAGCGCATCGACGATCTGCCCCTTGCCGTCATTGCCGCCATAGAGGTTGATCTTGTGCGAGGGCAGTTCAGGCAAGGTATCGGAGTCGATCTGCATCAGATGCGGCGCGGCGGTGCCCTCCAGCATCGCGTGTACCGCAAGGTCGGCCGAGACGGTGGCCTCGATGGTGCGGTCATTCTCGGTCTCGACCGACAATTCCCATGGAATGTTCGCCGCATCCAGCGCCGCGATCACGCTGGCGCGGAACAGGCAGCGCCGCCCCAGCGCCAGTTTCAGCGGCCGCTGCCGCCAGGCCGAGCCGCCCGCGGCACCGATCCAGCGCAGCGGCAGTTCGGCGATGGTCTCGCAATGATCGCCCCCGCCCGGTTCGGTGGTCAGAATCACGTCACATTCGCCGCGCTCATACTGTTCCTTCAGCCAAGAGGTATAGCAGGACAAGAGCTGCACCCGCACCCGCGGATAGGCGGCGTTGAACTGCTGGAGCACGCGCGGGATCGCCGGATAGACGATGTCATGGGGCACCCCCAGCACCACTTCGCCCTCAAAGGCCTGATCGGTCAGCCGCGCGATCACCTCGTCATTCATCGCCACCATCCGGCGGGCATAGGCCAGCAATTGCTCGCCCGAGGCGGTCAACGCGATGCCGCGCCCGCTGCGGTCCAGCAGTTGTAGCCCCAGCAGTTCCTCCAGCCGCTTGATCTGCATCGACACCGCCGATTGGGTCAGATGCAGGAACCCGGCCGCCCGGGTCACCCCGCCACTGTCGGCCACCGCCACGAAACTGCGCAGGGTTGTGATGTCGAGATTGCGTATCATTCCAAACCTTGATGGGTTACTTCAAAAACATTCGTTTCCCTAATGAAGCACATCCGACCA
The window above is part of the Ruegeria pomeroyi DSS-3 genome. Proteins encoded here:
- a CDS encoding LysR family transcriptional regulator encodes the protein MIRNLDITTLRSFVAVADSGGVTRAAGFLHLTQSAVSMQIKRLEELLGLQLLDRSGRGIALTASGEQLLAYARRMVAMNDEVIARLTDQAFEGEVVLGVPHDIVYPAIPRVLQQFNAAYPRVRVQLLSCYTSWLKEQYERGECDVILTTEPGGGDHCETIAELPLRWIGAAGGSAWRQRPLKLALGRRCLFRASVIAALDAANIPWELSVETENDRTIEATVSADLAVHAMLEGTAAPHLMQIDSDTLPELPSHKINLYGGNDGKGQIVDALVDLVRQNFAKMGGAHLRAVS
- the hisN gene encoding histidinol-phosphatase translates to MKPADFTDLEIAEKLADAARAAILPYFRRLDLGAENKLDTGFDPVTEADRAAELAMRDILADLRPDDGIHGEEFDEVEGRSGRVWVLDPIDGTRGFISGTPTWGVLIALSDMRGPFLGVVDQPYIGERFVGTPEGAYVTGPLGRQTLATRQGTDLSDAVLFTTFPELGSTAEEAAFRAVSSRVKLTRYGMDCYAYALLAAGLVDLVIEAGLKAVDIQAPIALIEAAGGIVTDWQGGPAHEGGRALAAANPQLHSAALDFLRGV
- a CDS encoding helix-turn-helix domain-containing protein gives rise to the protein MTHPVDVHVGKRVRHRRWLIGMTQQQLAEQVGIKFQQIQKYETGANRVSASRLWDIAEALDVPVSFFFEGLEEAEKVVAEKPSVPADLMGDKEALDLVRSYYAIPENQRRRLFELARVLSDVA
- a CDS encoding NADPH:quinone oxidoreductase family protein; this encodes MRSFTVQSAGSPAQLIDQPVPEPAPGQVRIDIRACGLNFADLLMQKGTYQDTPPAPFTLGMEVAGTINALGTGVSHLKVGDRIAIYTGQGGLAEQGVFDADRALPLPDTMSFEHAAAFQIAYGTSHMALDHRARLQPGETLLVTGAAGGVGLTAVEIGKLMGARVIAQARGADKLEIARQAGADILIDADEDLRARLLDLGGVDVVYDAIGGDVFKAAFRAANPEARLLPIGFAGGEVPQIPANHLLVRNLTVIGFYIGGYLSFRPEVIRNSFQTLLDWYQQGRLHPHVSHILPLERAAEGLELLRNRTATGKVVITP